A stretch of Palaemon carinicauda isolate YSFRI2023 chromosome 36, ASM3689809v2, whole genome shotgun sequence DNA encodes these proteins:
- the LOC137628695 gene encoding fibrous sheath CABYR-binding protein-like produces the protein MRDSGAVPSLASRELVPGTGLSVWESLVKDGYPNADSDPLGIIYPQLDSDPLGIIDPQLDSDPLGIIDLQLDSYSLGIINPHLDLDPLGIIDPHLRMDPLEIMEPHVDSDPFGIIDPQLDSDPLGIIDPQLDSDPLGIIDPQLDSDPLEIIDPKLDSDPLEIIDPKLDSDPLEIIDPKLDSDPLEIIDPKLDSDPLGIIDPKLDSDPLGIIDPKLDSDPLGIIDPKLDSDPLGIIDPKLDSDPLEIIDPQLDSDPLEIIDPQLDSDPLGIIDPQLDSDPLGIIDPQLDSDPLGIIDPQLDSDPLGIIDPKLDSDPLEIIDPKLDSDPLEIIDPKMDSDPLEIIDPKLDSDPLGIIDPHLRMDPLEIMEPHVDSDPFGIIDPQLDSDPLGIIDPKLDSDPLGIIDPKLDSDPLEIRDPQLDSDPLGIIDPQLDSDPLEIIDPKLDSDPLGIIDPKLDSDPLEIIDPKLDSDPLGVIDPKLDSDPLGIIDPKLDSDPLEIIDPKLDSDPLGIIDPKLDSDPLEIIDPKLDSDPLGIIDPKLDSDPLGIIDPKLDSDPLGIIDP, from the coding sequence ATCCTAATGCGGATTCGGATCCATTGGGAATCATATATCCTCAGCTGGATTCGGATCCATTGGGAATCATAGATCCTCAGCTAGATTCAGATCCATTAGGAATCATAGATCTTCAGCTGGATTCATATTCATTGGGAATCATAAACCCTCATCTGGATTTGGATCCATTGGGAATCATAGATCCTCATCTACGTATGGATCCATTGGAAATCATGGAGCCTCATGTGGATTCGGATCCATTTGGAATCATAGATCCTCAGCTGGATTCAGATCCACTGGGAATCATAGATCCTCAGCTGGATTCAGATCCACTGGGAATCATAGATCCTCAGCTGGATTCAGATCCACTGGAAATCATAGATCCTAAGCTGGATTCAGATCCACTGGAAATCATAGATCCTAAGCTGGATTCAGATCCACTGGAAATCATAGATCCTAAGCTGGATTCAGATCCACTGGAAATCATAGATCCTAAGCTGGATTCAGATCCACTGGGAATCATAGATCCTAAGCTGGATTCAGATCCACTGGGAATCATAGATCCTAAGCTGGATTCAGATCCACTGGGAATCATAGATCCTAAGCTGGATTCAGATCCACTGGGAATCATAGATCCTAAGCTGGATTCAGATCCACTGGAAATCATAGATCCTCAGCTGGATTCAGATCCACTGGAAATCATAGATCCTCAGCTGGATTCAGATCCACTGGGAATCATAGATCCTCAGCTGGATTCAGATCCACTGGGAATCATAGATCCTCAGCTGGATTCAGATCCACTGGGAATCATAGATCCTCAGCTGGATTCAGATCCACTGGGAATCATAGATCCTAAGCTGGATTCAGATCCACTGGAAATCATAGACCCTAAGCTGGATTCAGATCCACTGGAAATCATAGATCCTAAGATGGATTCAGATCCACTGGAAATCATAGATCCTAAGCTGGATTCAGATCCATTGGGAATCATAGATCCTCATCTACGTATGGATCCATTGGAAATCATGGAGCCTCATGTGGATTCGGATCCATTTGGAATCATAGATCCTCAGCTGGATTCAGATCCACTGGGAATCATAGATCCTAAGCTGGATTCAGATCCACTGGGAATCATAGATCCTAAGCTGGATTCAGATCCACTGGAAATCAGAGATCCTCAGCTGGATTCAGATCCACTGGGAATCATAGATCCTCAGCTGGATTCAGATCCACTGGAAATCATAGATCCTAAGCTGGATTCAGATCCACTGGGAATCATAGATCCTAAGCTGGATTCAGATCCACTGGAAATCATAGATCCTAAGCTGGATTCAGATCCACTGGGAGTCATAGATCCTAAGCTGGATTCAGATCCACTGGGAATCATAGATCCTAAGCTGGATTCAGATCCACTGGAAATCATAGATCCTAAGCTGGATTCAGATCCACTGGGAATCATAGATCCTAAGCTGGATTCAGATCCACTGGAAATCATAGATCCTAAGCTGGATTCAGATCCACTGGGAATCATAGATCCTAAGCTGGATTCAGATCCATTGGGAATCATAGATCCTAAGCTGGATTCAGATCCACTGGGAATCATAGATCCTTAG
- the LOC137628696 gene encoding ovarian abundant message protein-like, which translates to MDSDPLGIINPPLDLDPLGIINPHLNSDPLEIMNPHESYPPLELDPLEIIEPQLDSDPLEIIYPQLDSDPLGSIEPQLDSDPLGSIEPQLDSDPLGSIEPQLDSDPLEIIEPQLDSDPLEIIEPQLDSDPLEIIEPQLDLDPLGIIDPPLDSDPLGVIDSHLDSDPYGVIDSHLDSDPLGVKDSHLESDPLGV; encoded by the exons ATGGATTCAGATCCATTGGGAATCATAAATCCTCCTCTGGACTTGGATCCATTGGGAATCATAAATCCTCATCTAAATTCTGATCCATTGGAAATCATGAACCCACATG AATCATATCCTCCTCTGGAATTGGATCCATTGGAAATCATAGAACCTCAGTTGGATTCGGATCCATTGGAAATCATATATCCTCAGCTGGATTCGGATCCATTGGGAAGCATAGAACCTCAGCTGGATTCGGATCCATTGGGAAGCATAGAACCTCAGCTGGATTCGGATCCATTGGGAAGCATAGAACCTCAGCTGGATTCGGATCCATTGGAAATCATAGAACCTCAGCTGGATTCGGATCCATTGGAAATCATAGAACCTCAGCTGGATTCGGATCCATTGGAAATCATAGAACCTCAGCTGGATTTGGATCCATTGGGAATCATAGATCCTCCGCTGGATTCAGATCCATTGGGAGTCATAGATAGTCATCTGGATTCTGATCCATATGGAGTTATAGATAGTCATCTGGATTCAGATCCATTGGGAGTCAAAGATAGTCATCTGGAGTCTGATCCACTGGGAGTTTAA